From the genome of Gigantopelta aegis isolate Gae_Host unplaced genomic scaffold, Gae_host_genome ctg4637_pilon_pilon, whole genome shotgun sequence, one region includes:
- the LOC121392835 gene encoding LOW QUALITY PROTEIN: mitochondrial ribosome-associated GTPase 1-like (The sequence of the model RefSeq protein was modified relative to this genomic sequence to represent the inferred CDS: substituted 2 bases at 2 genomic stop codons) — protein sequence MSSGFVRQSFSWPSLPGANWFPGHMAKAMKQTLKKISKYHCIIEVHDARGPXXIIYIPLTGRNPKFQLSQNKKLLVLNKMDLADQMSRVTKVMVLGMPNVGKSSLINALRRHYLKKGKATTVGPLPGLTRTVSGYIKISDDPIMYLVDTPGIMVPKITSSEIALKLAAIGMLRDHLVGEIIIADYILYSLNVRQNYKYTTIYDLPEPSDNIDYVLKCVSQRIQAYHK from the exons ATGTCTTCTGGATTTGTCCGTCAGTCATTTAGTTGGCCATCTCTTCCAGGAGCTAATTGGTTTCCAGGTCATATGGCTAAAGCTATGAAACAGACATTGAAAAAAATCTCCAAATATCATTGCATCATTGAAGTTCATGACGCAAGA ggtccttaataaattatttatattcctTTAACAGGACGAAACCCAAAATTTCAATTAagtcaaaataaaaaattgttagtattaaataaaatggACTTGGCAGATCAAATGAGCAGA gtAACTAAAGTGATGGTATTAGGTATGCCTAATGTTGGTAAATCTTCATTAATAAATGCATTAAGACGTCATTATCTCAAAAAGG gtAAAGCAACAACAGTAGGACCATTACCAGGTCTTACTAGAACAGTCAGTGGTTATATCAAG ATTAGCGATGATCCTATTATGTATCTTGTTGATACCCCAG GAATTATGGTTCCTAAGATTACAAGTAGTGAAATAGCTCTTAAACTAGCAGCTATAG GAATGTTAAGAGATCATTTAGTTGGTGAGATAATAATAGCAGACTATATACTTTATTCATTAAATGTACGTCAAAATTACAA atATACTACAATCTATGATTTACCAGAACCAAGTGATAATATTGActatgtattaaaatgtgttagtcAAAGAATACAAGCATATCATAAAG